One Granulicella sp. 5B5 DNA window includes the following coding sequences:
- a CDS encoding sugar porter family MFS transporter → MNKYLLKATVVGALGGLLFGFDTAVIAGTTQQLTDIFHLTPTTLGLTVSIGLIGTIIGAMTSGVLGQKIGGREALRVMALLYLLSSIGCAFAWNWDVLMVARFIGGLGIGGSSVLGPVYIAELAPAKYRGRMVGMFQINIVVGILLAYLSNFIITTMHLGDHQWRWEFGVAIIPSLLFLVMLYGIPRSSRWLVTTNQTDEALDVLRLMGSPNSEEELQEIIASVHLEEGVHDEPLFQRKYALPIFLAVTVGMFNQLSGINAILYYLNSIFAAAGFGATSAALQSVAIGLVNLVATLLGMSLIDKLGRKTLLMIGAAGMVIALGGVAAVFYTNTHQALLMWLLMMFITFFALSQGAVIWVYISEVFPSRVRSKGQSLGSSSHWVMNAIIAQAFPLIAAHSHAAPFVFFAGMMAVMFLVVLFIYPETKGQTLEKIQANFGIH, encoded by the coding sequence TTGAACAAATATCTACTGAAAGCCACCGTCGTCGGGGCGCTGGGTGGGCTGCTCTTCGGCTTCGACACCGCCGTAATCGCAGGAACAACGCAGCAACTCACCGACATCTTCCACCTGACGCCGACGACGCTGGGGCTCACGGTCTCCATCGGGCTCATCGGCACGATCATCGGCGCGATGACCTCCGGCGTACTGGGGCAGAAGATCGGCGGGCGCGAGGCGCTGCGCGTGATGGCGCTGCTCTATCTGCTGTCGTCCATCGGCTGCGCGTTCGCGTGGAACTGGGATGTGCTGATGGTGGCGCGCTTCATCGGCGGGCTGGGCATCGGCGGTTCAAGTGTGCTGGGCCCGGTGTACATCGCGGAGCTGGCGCCGGCGAAGTATCGTGGCCGCATGGTGGGCATGTTCCAGATCAACATCGTGGTTGGCATCCTGTTGGCCTATCTGTCGAACTTCATCATCACGACGATGCACCTGGGCGACCACCAATGGCGCTGGGAGTTTGGCGTCGCGATCATACCGTCGCTGCTGTTCCTCGTGATGCTATACGGCATCCCGCGCAGCTCGCGCTGGTTGGTGACGACGAACCAGACGGACGAGGCGCTCGACGTGCTGCGGCTGATGGGCTCTCCGAACTCGGAAGAAGAGCTGCAGGAGATCATCGCGTCCGTGCATCTGGAAGAAGGTGTTCACGACGAGCCGTTGTTTCAGCGCAAGTACGCGCTGCCGATCTTTCTCGCCGTGACGGTGGGTATGTTCAATCAACTCTCAGGCATCAACGCGATTCTTTACTACCTGAACTCGATCTTCGCGGCAGCGGGCTTTGGAGCGACCTCGGCTGCGCTGCAGAGTGTGGCAATCGGGCTGGTGAACCTCGTAGCAACGCTGCTGGGCATGAGCCTGATCGACAAGCTAGGCCGCAAGACGCTGCTGATGATCGGCGCGGCAGGCATGGTCATTGCTCTCGGCGGCGTTGCCGCGGTGTTCTATACCAACACGCACCAGGCGCTGCTGATGTGGCTGCTGATGATGTTCATCACGTTCTTCGCGCTGAGCCAGGGCGCAGTGATCTGGGTCTATATCTCCGAGGTCTTTCCCTCACGCGTGCGTTCGAAGGGACAGAGCCTGGGCTCGTCGTCACACTGGGTGATGAACGCAATCATTGCGCAGGCGTTTCCACTGATCGCAGCGCACT
- a CDS encoding alginate lyase family protein, which yields MSVVRSSLSRRRFCLAGGSAALAAIGPGKLFASPHKVAVNVAAIDRSRILRAANGYLNAEPVTITTSHSTRSAGGLHDYFSEGDYWWPDPKHPGGPYIRQDGFSNPDNFNAHREALIRLSLIVPALTAAWKLTRQRRYAEQAAAHLRAWFIDPASRMNPNLQYAQAIFGITKGRGIGIIDTIHLVEPARAAHFLVDSDVFTLDEQVKLQGWFSDYLHWLTTTKNGADERDAKNNHGSCWVMQVAEFARFTGDASLQQYCRDRFRTVLIPNQVAANGSLPLEAARTKPYSYSLFDLDILATIAQILSTPQDDLFTFQLPDGRGLRKAVAYMEPFIADKKFWPYPHDVEYFDDLPVRQPSLLFGGLAYNDPQYIALWKTLNPDPKVPEIIRNYPIRQPMLWV from the coding sequence ATGTCCGTCGTTCGCTCGTCTCTCAGCCGCCGCCGTTTCTGTCTTGCGGGTGGCTCCGCAGCCCTCGCCGCCATCGGCCCCGGCAAACTCTTCGCCAGCCCTCATAAGGTAGCTGTCAATGTGGCCGCGATCGACCGCTCACGCATCCTTCGTGCCGCCAATGGGTATCTCAACGCCGAGCCCGTCACTATCACCACCTCGCACAGCACGCGCAGCGCCGGCGGCCTGCATGACTACTTCTCCGAGGGCGACTACTGGTGGCCCGACCCCAAACACCCCGGCGGCCCCTATATCCGCCAGGACGGCTTCTCCAACCCGGACAACTTCAACGCGCATCGCGAGGCCCTCATCCGCCTCAGCCTCATCGTGCCCGCGCTTACCGCCGCGTGGAAGCTTACCCGCCAGCGCCGCTACGCCGAGCAGGCCGCCGCACACCTTCGCGCCTGGTTCATTGATCCGGCCTCGCGCATGAACCCCAACCTGCAGTACGCGCAGGCCATCTTCGGCATCACCAAGGGCCGCGGCATCGGCATCATCGACACCATCCACCTCGTCGAGCCGGCGCGTGCAGCGCACTTCCTCGTCGATTCCGATGTCTTCACCCTCGATGAGCAGGTCAAGCTGCAGGGCTGGTTCTCGGACTATCTGCACTGGCTCACCACCACAAAGAACGGCGCCGACGAGCGCGATGCGAAGAACAACCACGGCAGCTGCTGGGTCATGCAGGTCGCCGAGTTCGCCCGCTTCACCGGCGACGCCTCGCTGCAGCAGTACTGCCGCGACCGCTTCCGTACCGTACTCATCCCCAACCAGGTCGCTGCCAACGGCAGTCTCCCGCTGGAGGCCGCACGCACCAAGCCCTACAGCTACTCCCTCTTCGATCTCGACATCCTCGCGACTATCGCGCAGATCCTCTCCACGCCGCAGGACGATCTCTTCACCTTCCAGCTCCCCGATGGCCGCGGCCTTCGCAAGGCCGTTGCGTACATGGAGCCCTTCATCGCCGACAAGAAGTTCTGGCCGTACCCCCACGACGTCGAGTACTTCGACGATCTGCCCGTGCGTCAGCCCAGCCTGCTCTTCGGCGGCCTCGCGTACAACGACCCGCAGTATATCGCGCTCTGGAAGACCCTCAACCCCGACCCCAAGGTCCCCGAGATCATCCGCAACTATCCCATCCGCCAGCCG
- a CDS encoding GntR family transcriptional regulator, whose translation MLTEEFQKASFSEPPQKAVDKNQPKYRQIVDSLRTGITSGQYRHGGRLPSEAELVRRFGVSRMTAVKAVQQLQQEGLLVRRAGSGTYAADVPRGQKAVFGLIIPDLGQTEIFEPICKGMTGAPAGAGGQSWSLAWGHSATATTHKDVEAEQLCQQYIDQQVSGVFFAPLEFGPRRDLVNRRILKVLKAARIPVVLLDRCVLEYPARCEHDIVGLDNRRAGYVMAEHLIHAGAKRIGFFAREGSAETVDDRIAGCREALFAHGLSLPPSRVVRAEPSDTTAIANALEREHFDALLCANDYTAARLMRSLHTLGVRVPQDLRIAGFDDVTYAELLPVPLTTLHQPCLQIGAAAVATMLDRIANPLLPARSVLLSGHVVVRQSCGATQVASA comes from the coding sequence ATGTTGACCGAAGAGTTTCAAAAGGCTAGTTTCAGCGAACCGCCACAGAAGGCAGTCGACAAGAACCAGCCGAAGTACAGGCAGATTGTGGACAGCCTGCGGACAGGGATCACCTCCGGACAGTATCGCCACGGAGGCCGGCTGCCGAGCGAGGCAGAACTGGTGCGCCGGTTCGGCGTGAGCCGCATGACCGCCGTAAAGGCCGTGCAGCAGTTGCAGCAGGAAGGACTGCTGGTACGCCGCGCGGGCTCTGGCACCTATGCCGCGGACGTTCCGCGCGGACAGAAGGCGGTCTTCGGGCTAATCATCCCGGACCTAGGACAGACGGAGATCTTTGAGCCGATCTGTAAAGGAATGACGGGTGCCCCCGCGGGCGCGGGTGGACAGAGCTGGTCGCTGGCGTGGGGCCACTCCGCTACGGCGACGACACACAAGGACGTGGAAGCGGAGCAGCTTTGCCAGCAGTATATTGACCAGCAGGTTTCAGGCGTATTCTTTGCGCCGCTGGAGTTCGGACCGCGGCGCGACCTGGTGAACCGGCGCATACTGAAGGTGCTGAAGGCGGCGCGCATCCCTGTGGTGCTGTTGGACCGCTGCGTGCTGGAGTACCCGGCACGCTGTGAGCATGACATTGTAGGGCTGGATAATCGACGGGCCGGTTACGTGATGGCTGAGCACCTGATCCATGCCGGGGCGAAGCGGATCGGTTTCTTCGCGCGTGAGGGCTCGGCGGAGACGGTGGACGACCGCATTGCGGGCTGTCGCGAGGCGCTGTTTGCGCATGGGCTGTCGTTGCCGCCGTCGCGCGTGGTGCGGGCGGAGCCCTCCGATACGACAGCGATCGCCAATGCGCTGGAGCGCGAGCACTTCGATGCACTGCTGTGCGCGAACGATTACACGGCTGCGCGGCTGATGCGCAGCCTGCATACGCTGGGTGTGCGCGTACCACAGGACCTGCGCATCGCCGGCTTCGATGATGTGACCTACGCGGAGCTACTGCCGGTGCCACTAACGACGCTCCACCAGCCGTGTCTGCAGATTGGCGCGGCCGCAGTGGCAACGATGTTGGACCGGATTGCGAACCCGCTGCTGCCGGCGCGGTCCGTTCTGCTGAGCGGGCACGTGGTGGTACGGCAGTCGTGCGGCGCCACGCAGGTGGCCAGCGCATGA